The following are encoded in a window of Methanomassiliicoccales archaeon genomic DNA:
- a CDS encoding PQQ-binding-like beta-propeller repeat protein has protein sequence MKFRTLLIVTALLTLTVSSMAGQNASAEASSAPWPMFMADQAHTSRSSLDTSANPGHAVNWVPIWATGNASIVISARGTYFASSGAVLYRLSADHASMNRYVGNDSLVGTPAVGWNDSAYVGSLDMFINCLDGNGTRWWEYNTSAPVWSSPTMVDNTTLYVTSAGLMSFTLDGRMNWRVLQNISSRSSPAVSAEGVIYFGAEDGRLYAVARNGTPLWSYHTSAPIRNSPSIDGDGNIHFGTDDGTVFCLGPSGNLLWSFQSGESVRSSIGIRSDGTSMLLTDDGRLVAIERNGSVDWSLKLEGFNVSRSLAIDSKGICYVGCDNTIYSVNEDGTLRWTYRISTGYVGSPAITSNGTVAFGSSTGLFELGHVDEGNEWIVLAGTILPPLVLCAVLILGARRLRRGKTVERKSE, from the coding sequence ATGAAGTTCAGGACACTTTTGATCGTTACGGCCCTGCTGACCTTGACCGTGTCATCCATGGCCGGTCAAAATGCATCTGCTGAGGCCAGTTCGGCACCTTGGCCCATGTTCATGGCCGATCAGGCCCATACCAGCCGGTCCTCGTTGGACACATCGGCCAATCCGGGACATGCGGTCAACTGGGTACCGATATGGGCCACTGGAAATGCATCCATCGTCATTTCCGCCCGCGGCACGTACTTTGCCAGCTCGGGGGCGGTCCTTTATCGTCTGAGCGCGGACCACGCGTCCATGAACCGATATGTAGGTAATGACAGCCTGGTAGGGACGCCCGCGGTGGGATGGAACGATAGCGCCTATGTCGGCAGCCTGGACATGTTCATCAACTGTCTGGATGGCAACGGCACCAGGTGGTGGGAGTATAACACCAGCGCACCGGTGTGGTCATCACCTACCATGGTGGACAACACCACTCTCTATGTCACCTCTGCCGGCCTTATGTCGTTCACATTGGACGGCAGAATGAATTGGCGGGTTCTGCAGAACATATCCTCGCGGTCTTCGCCGGCTGTGTCCGCCGAGGGCGTCATCTATTTCGGAGCGGAGGATGGCAGGCTGTACGCGGTGGCTCGTAACGGAACGCCACTATGGTCGTACCATACCTCAGCGCCCATCCGCAACTCGCCATCGATCGACGGCGATGGCAACATACACTTCGGAACCGATGACGGCACAGTGTTTTGCCTAGGTCCATCAGGCAATCTCCTTTGGTCGTTCCAGAGCGGCGAGTCTGTCAGGTCTTCGATCGGCATCCGTTCCGACGGTACTTCGATGTTATTGACCGACGACGGCAGGCTTGTGGCGATCGAGCGGAACGGTAGCGTGGACTGGAGCCTGAAGCTCGAGGGATTCAATGTGTCCAGGTCCCTGGCCATAGACTCGAAAGGAATATGTTATGTGGGCTGTGACAACACCATATATTCTGTCAATGAGGACGGGACGCTGCGTTGGACGTACCGGATCAGCACCGGTTATGTAGGGTCCCCGGCCATCACCTCGAACGGCACGGTGGCCTTTGGCTCATCGACCGGCCTCTTCGAGCTCGGTCATGTGGACGAAGGCAACGAATGGATCGTCCTAGCTGGGACGATCCTGCCGCCGCTCGTCCTATGCGCGGTCCTTATACTGGGGGCCCGAAGGCTTAGGAGAGGA